One region of Trichosurus vulpecula isolate mTriVul1 chromosome 1, mTriVul1.pri, whole genome shotgun sequence genomic DNA includes:
- the LOC118834364 gene encoding transgelin-2-like: MANWGPAYGLSWEVQQKIEKQYDADLEQILIQRITTQCYRDVGRPQPGQENFQNWFKDGTVLCELINGLYPEGQGPAKKIQASGMAFKQMEQISQFPQAAEHYGINATDIFQTVGLWEGKNMACVQRTLMNLAGLAVARGDGFFSGDPNLEIPKKSKENPRNFTDNQL, encoded by the coding sequence ATGGCCAACTGGGGACCTGCTTATGGACTGAGCTGGGAGGTACAGCAGAAAATTGAGAAGCAGTATGATGCCGATCTGGAGCAGATCCTCATTCAGCGGATTACCACGCAGTGCTACCGAGATGTTGGGCGGCCCCAGCCTGGGCAAGAGAATTTCCAGAACTGGTTCAAGGATGGCACGGTGCTGTGTGAGCTCATCAATGGGCTATACCCTGAAGGCCAGGGCCCGGCAAAGAAGATCCAGGCTTCAGGCATGGCTTTCAAACAGATGGAACAGATTTCTCAGTTCCCGCAGGCAGCAGAGCACTATGGCATCAATGCCACTGACATCTTCCAAACTGTGGGCCTCTGGGAAGGAAAGAATATGGCCTGTGTGCAGCGGACACTGATGAACCTGGCTGGACTGGCAGTGGCTCGGGGTGATGGGTTCTTCTCTGGAGATCCTAATCTGGAGATCCCTAAGAAGTCCAAGGAGAATCCCCGAAATTTTACAGATAACCAACTGTAG